The following proteins come from a genomic window of Alkalinema sp. FACHB-956:
- a CDS encoding DMT family transporter, with protein MIWLAFAILTAFFESLKDVISKHSLKLVDEYVVAFLSQAFAVVFLLPVLGIVGIPEIQPDYWRALAIGGSINVVSFLLYIKAIKLADLSLTVPLVTLTPLFLLVTSPLIAHEFPNGADAIGVFCIVIGSYVLNLREKHKGYFAPLQALFTNPGSRLMLVVAALWSITAAFDKVGVMSSSPFFWCVSLFSFIALGMLPIALLRSRTPISKITPQLPKLASIGLMFAIAVGCQMLAVGMTAVTQVIAVKRMSALISVILGHFLFKEDGLRERLLGAAIMVSGVVIMTVF; from the coding sequence ATGATTTGGTTGGCATTTGCAATTTTAACGGCTTTCTTTGAGTCTTTGAAGGATGTGATCAGCAAACATAGCCTCAAGCTGGTGGATGAATATGTGGTTGCCTTTCTGAGCCAAGCCTTTGCGGTGGTGTTTTTGTTACCGGTGCTGGGAATTGTGGGGATTCCTGAGATTCAGCCGGACTATTGGCGGGCCTTGGCGATCGGGGGCAGTATCAATGTGGTTTCGTTTTTGCTGTACATCAAGGCGATTAAGTTGGCGGATTTGTCGCTGACGGTGCCGTTGGTGACGTTGACGCCATTGTTTTTGTTGGTGACTTCGCCGCTCATTGCCCATGAGTTTCCCAACGGGGCGGATGCGATCGGCGTTTTCTGCATTGTCATTGGTTCCTATGTGCTGAACCTGCGGGAAAAGCACAAGGGCTATTTTGCACCGTTGCAGGCGCTGTTTACCAATCCAGGCAGTCGGCTGATGCTGGTGGTGGCGGCGCTGTGGAGTATTACGGCAGCGTTTGACAAAGTGGGGGTGATGAGTTCTTCGCCATTTTTCTGGTGTGTTTCGCTGTTTTCGTTTATTGCGTTGGGGATGTTGCCGATCGCGCTGTTGCGTTCCCGGACACCCATCTCGAAAATTACACCGCAGTTACCGAAGCTGGCTAGCATTGGCCTTATGTTTGCGATCGCGGTGGGGTGTCAAATGTTGGCGGTGGGGATGACAGCGGTGACGCAGGTGATTGCGGTGAAGCGGATGAGTGCATTAATTAGTGTGATTTTGGGTCATTTTTTGTTTAAGGAGGATGGGTTGAGGGAGCGGCTTTTGGGGGCGGCGATTATGGTGAGTGGGGTAGTGATTATGACGGTTTTTTAG
- the miaE gene encoding tRNA isopentenyl-2-thiomethyl-A-37 hydroxylase MiaE, with product MPTKSFESPVISETLPRIRFLTTPTSDAWVEQALAHLDTILLDHSHCERKAASVALNLMFRYPSSVKLVKSLTAIAQEELQHFEQVNAILEQRAIALAPLAPPPYGATLNKAVRRDEPDRMLDLLLVSGLIEARSHERLGLLATHCPDRELAEFYGSLMASEARHYGAYWLLADTYFDRAIVMQRLEELAEVESNILATLHPEPRIHS from the coding sequence ATGCCAACCAAATCATTCGAGTCTCCCGTGATTTCTGAGACGCTGCCAAGAATTCGCTTTTTAACCACACCAACGTCCGATGCGTGGGTGGAGCAAGCCCTAGCCCATCTGGATACGATCTTGCTAGACCACTCCCACTGCGAACGCAAAGCCGCTAGTGTAGCGCTAAATCTCATGTTTCGCTATCCCTCCAGCGTCAAATTGGTCAAGAGCCTGACCGCGATCGCCCAGGAGGAGTTGCAGCATTTCGAGCAGGTCAACGCCATCCTAGAGCAACGCGCCATTGCCCTGGCACCCCTTGCCCCGCCCCCCTACGGAGCCACCCTCAACAAGGCTGTACGGCGGGATGAGCCCGATCGCATGCTGGATTTGCTGCTGGTGTCTGGCTTAATTGAGGCGCGCAGTCACGAGCGTTTGGGCCTGTTGGCCACCCATTGTCCCGATCGGGAACTGGCAGAATTCTACGGCAGCTTGATGGCATCGGAGGCACGGCACTATGGCGCGTACTGGCTGTTGGCGGATACCTACTTCGATCGGGCGATCGTCATGCAACGCTTAGAGGAACTGGCCGAGGTGGAGAGCAATATTTTAGCGACTTTACACCCAGAACCCCGAATCCATTCATGA
- a CDS encoding GNAT family N-acetyltransferase: MPLHYRDCILRPWQPHDRAAAATVIETVLAEYGLGWEPQGADRDVLQVEDCYLKRGGEFWVIEQAGTVVGTGAYYPIDRGNQAVELRKMYLLSTVRGQGLGKFLLQQLEAAIQAKGFQEIWIETASVLQEAVKLYETHGYLPSTGVETARCDRVYVKPLVTTHY; this comes from the coding sequence ATGCCTTTGCACTACCGCGACTGTATCCTACGCCCCTGGCAGCCCCACGATCGCGCAGCCGCTGCAACGGTCATTGAGACGGTCTTGGCGGAATATGGCTTGGGCTGGGAGCCGCAGGGGGCCGATCGGGATGTCCTGCAAGTGGAGGATTGTTACCTGAAGCGGGGTGGAGAATTCTGGGTGATTGAGCAGGCGGGCACGGTGGTGGGTACGGGGGCCTATTATCCGATCGATCGGGGCAACCAAGCCGTCGAACTGCGCAAAATGTATCTGCTATCCACGGTGCGCGGCCAAGGCTTAGGCAAGTTTTTGCTGCAACAGTTGGAAGCAGCCATTCAGGCTAAGGGGTTTCAGGAAATCTGGATCGAAACCGCCAGTGTGTTACAGGAAGCCGTCAAGCTCTATGAGACCCATGGCTATTTGCCCAGCACTGGGGTAGAAACAGCCCGGTGCGATCGGGTCTACGTCAAACCCTTGGTAACCACCCATTATTGA
- a CDS encoding SDR family NAD(P)-dependent oxidoreductase encodes MIQAPSQTALIVGASGGIGLGFVRHLLAHDRCDRLYATYRDPDSELLTIQDPRLICLSLDLTNEAEIATTMQRIQQETACLHLVINCVGWLHQGSLQPEKSLQQLNAEQLVQYFQVNSIGAVLLAKHLQPLLKHDRRSVFATISAKVGSIGDNFLGGWYGYRASKAALNMLMRTTAIEYKRRVPRAIVTVLHPGTTDTELSKPFQRNVPADKLFPVDRTVQQLLAVIDELKEQDSGEFFSWDGSRLPW; translated from the coding sequence ATGATTCAAGCTCCCTCCCAAACGGCATTAATTGTTGGCGCAAGTGGCGGCATTGGCCTGGGCTTTGTCCGGCATTTGTTAGCCCACGATCGCTGCGATCGCCTCTATGCCACCTACCGCGATCCCGATTCTGAACTGTTAACCATTCAAGATCCCCGTTTGATCTGTTTATCCCTAGATTTGACGAACGAAGCCGAAATCGCCACCACAATGCAAAGGATTCAACAGGAAACGGCCTGTTTGCATCTGGTGATTAACTGCGTGGGCTGGCTCCATCAAGGGAGTTTACAGCCGGAGAAAAGTTTGCAGCAATTGAATGCGGAGCAACTGGTGCAATATTTTCAGGTGAATAGTATTGGTGCGGTCTTGCTGGCTAAGCATTTGCAACCGTTGCTCAAACACGATCGCCGCAGTGTGTTCGCCACCATTTCCGCCAAGGTGGGCAGTATTGGGGATAATTTTCTGGGTGGGTGGTATGGCTATCGCGCGTCCAAGGCAGCGTTGAATATGTTGATGCGGACAACGGCGATCGAATATAAACGACGGGTGCCTCGCGCGATCGTGACGGTTTTGCATCCTGGCACCACAGATACGGAATTGTCGAAACCATTTCAGCGCAATGTGCCAGCGGATAAACTATTTCCAGTCGATCGAACAGTTCAGCAATTGCTGGCGGTCATCGATGAGTTAAAGGAACAGGACAGCGGCGAATTTTTCTCCTGGGACGGAAGCCGACTGCCCTGGTAA
- a CDS encoding Coq4 family protein — MLLNHSVSDNVVAIATDTIAQALPSTSPTATCGMTEESRLGISEIPESLGCSDSMAVSPEVTKAFFAFLRLTQNPAEFTAIYDLDEVLRQQPISEIACAYLKAQPGMAELLETRYLPAPPDLDQLLTYPKNSLGYCYAKHLRDHQFEPVFYRQREAQDDISYLTLRRSQTHDIHHVITGFGTDLAGEIGLQAFQLAQMRSPLAIALMASAIVHAIAQPELLNAMMQQIAIGWEMGCQAQSVFAQKWEEAWEKPVEVWRQELNIRAR, encoded by the coding sequence ATGCTGCTTAATCATTCTGTTTCTGACAATGTAGTTGCCATTGCCACGGATACGATCGCTCAAGCCTTGCCTTCTACGAGCCCAACGGCTACCTGTGGGATGACAGAGGAGTCTCGCTTGGGTATCTCTGAAATTCCTGAATCACTGGGATGTAGCGATTCCATGGCAGTCTCTCCTGAAGTCACCAAAGCCTTTTTTGCGTTTCTGCGCTTAACCCAAAATCCAGCGGAATTCACTGCAATTTACGACCTCGATGAAGTCCTGCGCCAGCAACCGATTAGTGAAATCGCCTGTGCCTATCTCAAAGCCCAACCAGGGATGGCGGAACTTCTGGAAACGCGCTATCTTCCAGCCCCCCCAGATTTAGACCAATTACTCACCTATCCTAAAAATTCACTGGGATATTGCTACGCTAAACATTTACGCGATCACCAATTCGAACCCGTTTTCTATCGCCAACGAGAGGCCCAAGATGACATTAGTTATCTGACTCTGCGTCGCAGCCAAACCCATGATATTCACCATGTTATTACAGGCTTTGGAACAGATCTGGCAGGCGAAATTGGCTTGCAAGCCTTTCAACTGGCTCAAATGCGATCGCCCTTGGCCATTGCCCTGATGGCTAGCGCGATCGTCCATGCCATTGCCCAACCGGAGTTACTGAACGCCATGATGCAACAGATCGCGATCGGCTGGGAGATGGGATGTCAAGCCCAATCGGTGTTTGCCCAAAAGTGGGAAGAAGCCTGGGAAAAGCCCGTGGAAGTTTGGCGACAAGAACTCAATATTCGAGCAAGGTAA
- a CDS encoding DUF305 domain-containing protein: MTNPFLTNSKLIPLAIALTIGLTGCPSTSPPANSSPVSSDPATSRTPSPQDHGMMGHSMDLGPADAEFDLRFIDAMTPHHQGALEMAQDVLEKSRRPELKKLAQDIMAAQNPEIQQMQKWRTAWYPKAPKAPIAWHGAMNHSMPMSQEQIHGMKMTMDLGKADAQFDLRFLNAMIVHHEGAVTMAQEVLKKSKRPEMQKLAKAIVGSQTNEIELMKTWRKRWYSQ; encoded by the coding sequence ATGACAAACCCATTCCTAACAAATTCCAAGCTGATTCCCCTCGCGATCGCCCTGACGATCGGCCTGACCGGATGTCCCTCTACCTCTCCGCCCGCCAATTCCAGTCCGGTTAGTTCAGATCCCGCCACCTCCCGAACGCCATCGCCCCAAGACCATGGCATGATGGGGCACTCGATGGATCTGGGGCCAGCGGATGCCGAATTCGATTTGCGGTTTATCGACGCGATGACGCCCCACCACCAAGGGGCGCTAGAAATGGCCCAGGACGTGCTAGAAAAATCCCGGCGGCCTGAGCTAAAAAAACTGGCGCAGGACATCATGGCAGCCCAAAATCCAGAAATTCAGCAAATGCAGAAATGGCGAACCGCCTGGTATCCTAAAGCGCCTAAAGCACCGATCGCTTGGCACGGAGCCATGAACCATTCCATGCCCATGTCCCAGGAACAGATCCACGGAATGAAAATGACGATGGATTTAGGCAAAGCCGATGCGCAGTTTGATCTGCGGTTTCTCAATGCCATGATTGTGCACCATGAAGGAGCCGTAACGATGGCCCAAGAAGTGCTTAAAAAATCAAAGCGGCCTGAAATGCAGAAACTGGCCAAGGCGATCGTGGGCAGCCAAACCAATGAAATTGAACTGATGAAAACCTGGCGGAAGCGTTGGTATTCCCAGTAA
- a CDS encoding cysteine synthase family protein encodes MASLSSLPGNRFNAGLGSPVAASAFPAALSSAPLGTAPLASAPLASVPLATSVTDALGRVPIVRLNRLHPTCNQHDLYLKLESCNPGGSIKEKNAAYLVHQAEQSGQLRPGGTIVESSSGNFGIGLAIVGATRGYRVLIVIDAKTSPTIRRMLQAYGAELVEVPLEAADAHGSMQVARMQRAQELERTLPGAWYPAQHTNPQNVEAHSLWTAQEIAAAFPVGPDAIVVGVSTAGQLTGISRYFQQHSPKTRIIGVDVAGSAILGTPRHAYKMTGLGLSFIPPNYDPQVLDAAYSVSDALAFSVCHALAQREGMLLGASTGAIVAAALADVQRFTQPQTYLLLNPDRGDRYLETVYDADWLKQHHLTILQDQDLVQAINHLQPVPLDLVRRAAQ; translated from the coding sequence ATGGCTTCTCTCAGTTCACTACCGGGAAATCGATTCAATGCGGGGTTAGGCTCGCCAGTGGCGGCATCTGCATTTCCTGCTGCGCTGTCTTCTGCGCCTTTAGGAACTGCGCCTCTAGCATCTGCACCTCTAGCATCTGTACCTCTAGCGACTTCAGTGACCGATGCCTTGGGTCGAGTTCCCATTGTTCGCTTAAATCGCCTGCATCCAACCTGTAACCAGCACGATCTGTACCTGAAATTGGAATCCTGCAATCCGGGAGGCAGCATTAAGGAAAAAAATGCTGCTTACCTGGTGCATCAAGCGGAGCAGTCTGGACAATTGCGCCCTGGGGGAACGATCGTAGAATCTAGTTCAGGGAATTTTGGCATTGGGTTAGCGATCGTGGGGGCGACCCGTGGCTATCGTGTCCTGATTGTGATTGATGCGAAAACCTCACCGACCATTCGCCGGATGCTCCAAGCCTATGGTGCAGAGTTGGTGGAGGTGCCTTTGGAGGCCGCCGATGCCCATGGATCGATGCAGGTGGCGCGGATGCAAAGGGCGCAGGAACTCGAACGCACTCTTCCGGGGGCCTGGTATCCCGCACAACACACCAATCCGCAAAATGTCGAAGCCCACAGCCTTTGGACGGCCCAGGAAATTGCAGCGGCCTTTCCAGTGGGGCCAGACGCGATCGTCGTTGGCGTGAGTACAGCGGGCCAACTGACGGGAATCAGTCGCTATTTCCAACAACACTCTCCCAAAACTCGCATCATTGGCGTGGACGTAGCGGGATCGGCGATTCTGGGAACCCCACGCCATGCCTACAAAATGACGGGGCTGGGACTTTCGTTTATTCCGCCCAACTATGACCCCCAGGTTTTAGATGCGGCCTACAGCGTCTCTGATGCATTGGCGTTTTCCGTGTGCCATGCCCTAGCCCAGCGGGAAGGGATGTTACTAGGAGCTTCGACGGGGGCGATCGTGGCGGCGGCGCTGGCGGATGTCCAACGGTTTACGCAACCCCAAACCTATCTGTTGCTCAATCCCGATCGCGGCGATCGCTACCTAGAAACGGTTTATGATGCGGATTGGTTAAAACAACACCATCTCACTATTTTGCAGGATCAGGATCTCGTGCAAGCGATCAATCATCTTCAACCCGTGCCCTTAGATTTAGTTCGGAGGGCGGCTCAGTGA
- the rppA gene encoding two-component system response regulator RppA, with translation MRILLVEDEPDLGTAIAKSLTRERYIVDWLQDGREAWDCLMQLEVQYTIAVIDWMLPGLSGIEICQQLRKAQSALPILMLTARDSLTDRVTGLDAGADDYLVKPFGMVELLARLRALQRRSPQLQSQSLQVGALTLDYGTSTVKVSLPETVLTLFLTAKEFQLLEYLMKHANQIVSSDQIRNQLWPINSDSSSNVVAAQIRLLRRKFSDQGVDSAIETVHGLGYRLNIARSPG, from the coding sequence ATGAGAATTTTACTCGTGGAGGATGAACCGGATCTGGGCACGGCCATTGCGAAATCTCTGACGCGGGAGCGCTATATTGTCGATTGGCTGCAAGATGGCCGGGAGGCGTGGGATTGTTTGATGCAGCTGGAGGTGCAGTATACGATCGCGGTGATTGATTGGATGCTGCCGGGGCTATCGGGCATTGAGATTTGCCAACAACTCCGCAAGGCCCAGAGTGCGCTGCCAATTTTGATGCTGACGGCGCGGGATAGTTTGACCGATCGGGTGACGGGGTTGGATGCGGGGGCGGATGACTATTTAGTCAAGCCCTTTGGCATGGTGGAACTGCTGGCACGATTGCGGGCGTTGCAACGGCGATCGCCCCAATTGCAATCCCAAAGTTTACAGGTGGGGGCACTGACGTTGGACTATGGAACCTCGACAGTGAAAGTTTCCCTGCCGGAGACAGTGCTCACCCTGTTTCTGACGGCGAAGGAGTTTCAATTGTTGGAGTATTTAATGAAACATGCCAATCAAATTGTCAGTAGCGATCAAATTCGCAATCAGTTATGGCCGATCAATTCTGATTCTTCTAGTAATGTGGTTGCCGCCCAAATTCGGTTACTACGTCGTAAATTTTCCGATCAAGGGGTTGATTCCGCGATCGAAACGGTTCATGGACTGGGCTATCGATTAAATATTGCCCGTTCTCCGGGATAA
- the rppB gene encoding two-component system sensor histidine kinase RppB, with product MRQSQLFNRTRLQLAAWYASVMGVILSVFGGMVYVHMAHSHFEAIDGELQTIAVSLRDRIQPVLDTPGMLPSTGIPTVPDLCLVGQPCPSSSGSSHLHVFGNDQPEPYYVQLINLSSHVVATIHTPPHPPRLSSAFPHSEAQISLINFLNPSVHQSAILLKTTTGQPWGYLQVGRSLAGYNQHLTTLKTILLVGLPIATLVIGGASWWLAGLAMRPVYLAYHQIQQFTADAAHELRTPLAALCSTVEVTLADADLTQDNARTTLQTVERQALRLSQLVQDLLLLSKIDLQAWPQKLQRCCLNDLVSDLVEEYSALALASQVDLRSELPSQPMLYIQGDEEKIYRLLTNLIVNAIHYTPAGGVVTVILDKQDRYGVIQVKDTGIGIPIAQQARIFDRFYRVETDRSRRTGGSGLGLAIAQAIAQDHRGSIRVTSQVGQGSTFRVFLPLAKDGG from the coding sequence ATGCGTCAGAGTCAATTGTTCAACCGAACTCGTTTGCAGTTGGCAGCCTGGTATGCCAGCGTCATGGGGGTGATTTTGAGTGTGTTTGGGGGGATGGTCTATGTGCATATGGCGCATAGTCACTTTGAGGCGATCGACGGTGAGTTACAAACCATTGCGGTCAGTTTACGCGATCGCATTCAACCAGTTTTGGACACGCCGGGAATGTTGCCGTCTACAGGCATTCCAACGGTACCCGATCTATGTCTGGTGGGTCAGCCCTGTCCGAGTTCCAGCGGGAGTTCCCATCTGCATGTATTTGGCAACGATCAACCTGAACCCTATTATGTGCAGTTGATTAATTTATCTTCCCACGTCGTTGCCACGATTCATACGCCTCCGCATCCCCCTCGGCTTTCCTCTGCATTCCCCCACTCCGAAGCCCAGATTTCCCTCATTAATTTTCTGAATCCTTCGGTGCATCAATCGGCTATTCTGCTGAAAACCACGACGGGCCAGCCTTGGGGCTATTTGCAGGTGGGCCGATCGCTGGCGGGTTATAACCAACATTTAACGACGCTAAAAACAATTTTGTTGGTTGGACTGCCGATCGCGACGTTGGTGATTGGGGGGGCGAGTTGGTGGTTGGCGGGGTTGGCAATGCGCCCGGTTTATCTGGCCTATCACCAGATCCAACAATTTACTGCCGATGCTGCCCACGAGTTGCGAACGCCGTTGGCAGCGCTGTGCAGTACGGTGGAGGTGACGTTGGCGGATGCTGATTTAACGCAGGACAATGCCAGGACGACTTTGCAAACGGTGGAACGCCAAGCCCTACGGCTGTCGCAACTGGTTCAGGATTTGCTTTTGCTATCCAAGATCGATCTGCAAGCGTGGCCTCAGAAGTTACAGCGGTGTTGTTTGAATGATTTAGTGAGTGATTTGGTAGAAGAATATTCTGCGTTGGCGTTGGCGTCTCAGGTGGATTTACGATCGGAGTTACCTAGCCAGCCGATGTTATATATCCAAGGAGATGAGGAAAAGATTTATCGATTATTGACGAATCTAATTGTGAATGCGATTCATTACACTCCTGCGGGGGGAGTGGTGACGGTGATTCTTGATAAACAGGATCGCTATGGGGTGATTCAGGTGAAGGACACGGGCATTGGCATTCCGATCGCCCAGCAGGCGCGGATTTTCGATCGGTTTTATCGGGTTGAAACCGATCGATCGCGCCGGACGGGTGGGTCTGGGTTGGGGCTAGCCATTGCCCAGGCGATCGCGCAAGACCATCGGGGTTCCATTCGGGTGACGAGCCAGGTGGGTCAAGGCAGTACTTTTAGGGTGTTTCTTCCGTTGGCCAAGGATGGGGGATAG
- a CDS encoding DUF4231 domain-containing protein, translated as MTNPSASSTTPESTAPETASEPVVVPSAPAAPPEVSKDYREQLKQDFKQMMGTIDLDELQKYYLTARWLDQVLWIESRASQSRDWHYRLRVTAIIGSVLVPILVGINPGLEGGQKDAWRYLTTGISAVVAGATAIEQFFNYGERWRNYRRAAEELKSQGWQYFELCGPYSNSNHRQGFPKFHEAVEDIIRRDVAIYSTQVIQGQQPDGRPDRKDNND; from the coding sequence ATGACCAACCCGTCTGCATCTTCCACCACCCCAGAATCCACCGCCCCAGAAACCGCCTCAGAGCCCGTAGTCGTCCCCTCTGCCCCCGCCGCCCCGCCCGAAGTGTCCAAGGACTACCGCGAGCAACTCAAGCAAGACTTCAAGCAGATGATGGGCACGATCGACCTCGACGAACTCCAAAAATACTATCTCACTGCCCGTTGGCTCGACCAAGTCCTCTGGATCGAAAGCCGCGCCTCCCAATCCCGCGACTGGCACTATCGCCTGCGCGTCACCGCCATTATCGGCAGCGTTCTCGTTCCCATTCTCGTTGGCATTAACCCCGGCCTAGAAGGGGGACAAAAAGATGCATGGCGTTACTTGACAACTGGCATTAGCGCCGTCGTCGCCGGAGCCACCGCGATCGAACAATTTTTCAACTACGGAGAACGTTGGCGTAACTATCGCCGCGCCGCTGAAGAACTCAAAAGCCAAGGCTGGCAATACTTTGAACTCTGCGGCCCCTACAGCAACAGTAACCATCGCCAAGGCTTTCCCAAATTCCACGAAGCCGTCGAAGACATCATCCGCCGCGATGTCGCCATCTACTCCACCCAAGTCATCCAAGGCCAACAGCCCGACGGACGCCCCGATCGTAAAGACAACAACGATTAA
- a CDS encoding IS1 family transposase, with protein sequence MTIQTCPSCESQEVSRNGLTRHGKQNYQCRDCGRQFVLDPVWKAITPQQYGLIERMLLNRVSSTQATSSTQATSSLSMSCLSGDHPAL encoded by the coding sequence ATGACCATACAGACCTGTCCAAGTTGTGAGTCCCAAGAGGTTAGTCGCAATGGTCTCACCCGGCATGGCAAACAAAATTATCAATGTCGGGACTGTGGTCGTCAGTTTGTCCTTGATCCCGTCTGGAAAGCCATCACCCCACAGCAGTATGGACTGATTGAGCGGATGCTCCTCAATCGCGTCTCCTCTACCCAAGCAACGTCATCTACCCAAGCAACGTCATCGCTATCGATGTCTTGCCTTTCAGGAGACCACCCTGCATTGTAA
- a CDS encoding orange carotenoid-binding protein: protein MSFTIDSARNIFPGTLSADAVPAISARFGQLSAEDQLALIWFAYLEMGKTITIAAPGAASMQFAESTLAQVKQMSYREQTQFMCDLANRADTPLCRTYATWSPNIKLGFWYQLGQWMEQGLVAPIPEGYRLSANAAAVLQSIRNVEPGQQITVLRNSVVDMGFDPAKLGTYNRVAEPVVAPKSDDQRRKVTIEGVDNPTVLSYMDNLNANDFDALVQLFTPDGAIQPPFQRPIVGKEAVLRFFREECQNLNLIPERGVSEPAADGYTQIKITGKVQTPWFGGGVGMNIAWRFLLNPENQIFFVAIDLLASPKELLNLIR from the coding sequence ATGTCATTTACGATTGATTCTGCTCGGAACATTTTTCCTGGAACCTTATCAGCAGATGCGGTGCCTGCAATTAGTGCCCGTTTTGGGCAATTGAGCGCCGAAGATCAACTCGCTCTGATTTGGTTCGCTTATCTGGAAATGGGTAAAACGATTACGATCGCAGCTCCTGGTGCCGCCAGTATGCAGTTTGCAGAGTCTACCCTGGCTCAAGTCAAGCAAATGTCCTATCGTGAGCAAACCCAGTTCATGTGCGATTTGGCCAATCGTGCCGATACCCCCCTCTGCCGGACCTATGCAACGTGGTCTCCGAATATTAAATTAGGTTTTTGGTATCAGTTAGGGCAATGGATGGAGCAAGGCTTAGTGGCTCCCATTCCTGAGGGTTATCGCTTGTCTGCCAATGCAGCTGCCGTTTTGCAATCTATTCGAAATGTAGAACCCGGTCAACAAATTACCGTTCTACGGAATTCCGTTGTAGACATGGGATTTGATCCGGCTAAGCTGGGGACTTATAACCGCGTCGCTGAGCCTGTTGTGGCTCCCAAGTCTGATGATCAGCGTCGCAAGGTGACGATCGAAGGCGTGGATAATCCTACGGTGTTGTCCTACATGGATAATCTCAACGCGAATGACTTTGATGCATTAGTGCAACTATTTACCCCGGATGGAGCGATTCAGCCTCCCTTCCAGCGTCCGATCGTGGGTAAAGAAGCTGTGCTGCGCTTCTTCCGTGAAGAGTGCCAAAATCTCAATTTGATCCCGGAGCGGGGTGTGTCGGAGCCTGCGGCGGATGGCTACACCCAAATTAAAATCACCGGTAAAGTGCAAACCCCTTGGTTTGGCGGTGGTGTGGGGATGAATATTGCTTGGCGTTTTCTGCTCAATCCTGAAAATCAAATCTTTTTTGTCGCGATCGATCTTCTCGCGTCTCCTAAAGAGCTGCTGAACTTGATTCGGTAA